The window GGGGCTCGACCGGGCGCACCGACTCGCCGGGCACGCCCAGGGGTTCACGGCTGGTGGCCAGGATCGTGAGCCCCGGGCAGCGGGTCAGCAGCAGCTCGGCGAGGTGGGCTGCTGCATCGATGACATGTTCGCAGTTGTCAAGGATCAGGAGTTGGCTGCGCGGGGCGCAGTACTCGACGAGCAGGGCGACGGGGTCGTCCTGCGGGGCCGTCAGCTCGCTGGTCATCAGCACGGTCTCGCGCAGACCGAGGGCACTGACCACCGCGCCAGGCACCGCCTCCGGCCGGTCGAGCGGCGCCAGCTCGACCAGCCACGCCTGCGGCAGCCCGGCGGCGGCTTCCTCGGCGAGGCGGGTCTTCCCAGAGCCGCCCGGTCCGGTGAGCGTGACCAGTCGGGCCCTGTGCAATTCGGAACGGATGGCGGAGATCTCGGGTTCCCGGCCGACGAAAGTTGTCAGGCGGGGGCGGAGGTTGGTGTGGGGTCTGGGTTCACTCGCGGCCTTGGGCATGGACGGAGCTTCTGCCGGAGCGAGGAGTTCCGCGTGCAGAGCCCGGAGTTCGGGGCCCGGGTCGGTGCCCAGGCCCTCGGACAGGGCCCGGCGGGCGGTTTCGTAGGCGGCGAGGGCGTCGGCCCGGCGGCCGGTGTCGCGCAGGGCGCGGATGAGGAGGGCGTGCAGCGGTTCGTCGTACGGATGCGCCGTGGTGAGCTCCGTCAACTCCGGTACGGCGTCCTGGGCGCGGCCGAGTCGCAGGTCGGCCTGGGCTCGGGCTCTGATCGCGGTGAGCCGCAGCGAGTCGGGGCGGGCCGCGGCGGTGCGGTCCGGGAGGTCGGCGAGGGCGGGGCCGCGCCACAGGGCGAGGGCGGCGCACAGGGTCTCGGCGGCCGTGGGCGCGTCGCCTCGGTCCAGGGCCGACGTGCCGTCGCGCACGAGCCGTTCGAAGACATACAGGTCCACGTCGTCCCGGCTCGCCGCCAGCCGGTACCCGCCGCTCCCGGAGACGATCGCATCCTTGCCGAGGCTACGGCGGAGGCGGCCGACGAGGGCCTGGAGCGCGGCCGGGGCGTCCTGGGGCGGGTCGTCGGACCAGACCTCGTCGATCAAGGTCTCCGGAGCGACTACCTGACCCGGCCGCAGAGCCAGGGCGGTCAGCAGGGCACGCAGCCGTGGTCCGCCGACGGCGACTTCGGCCCCGTTGTCGTCCTCGGCCTGGGTGACGCCCAGGATTCTGTACCGCACGGGGTCATTGTCGCCGGGGGACGACGGCCGTGGTCGTACGGCCTGACTTACGTCCGCCCGCGCCGCGCCCCGGCGGGGTGATCGTGCTGACTTATGCCGACCGCGGGGGCGTCCGCCCTGACCCATGCCCGCCCCGCCCCGGCGCGGATGTCGTGCGGCGTGGCTTACGCCAACCGTGCCCCGCCCCGCGCAGTGGCCGTACCCCCGACCTACAACCCGCCGCGCCCCGCCGTACGACCGGCACTCACGCCCGCCGTGCCCCCGCCCCCGCCCCCAACGCCCCCCTCTGCGGCGTGATCCCTGCAGGCACCGCACGCGCGCGTGCCGGGGTTCCCGTCCAGCAGGTTCCCCTGCGGGCCATCAGTCGGGTGAGCCAGAGTTCCAGGGAGACGAGGTCTGCCAGGCCGTCCAGGGGGAGGGGTTCGCCGTCCGCGGCCGCGCGTAGGGCCTTGCGGACCACTCGCGCCTCCACCAAGCCCGCCTGCGCCAGCAAAGGTGTGCCGAACAGCGCCATCAGGTCGTTCGCCGCCACCCGCAGCCCTGTGCGCGCCGCCACCGCCGCCGGTGCGTGGGACGTGGCGCCCCAGCCCGGCGGGAGGTCGGCCACGCCGGCGCCCTCCAGGACCGTACGCAGGATCGCCGCACGTGCGCCGGGGCGGACGCGCAGGGCCTCGGGGAGTGCGCGGCAGGCGCGGACGACCTGGTTGTCGAGGAACGGCGCGTGCAGGCGCTGGAAGCGGATCTCGGCGGCCTGCTCCAGCACGCGCAGGTCCGCCGCATGACGGGCGAGCGCGGCACGCGCGCGATAGTCGCCGGGGCGCTGTCCCGGGCCGACCCCGGAGCGGCTCGTCGCCCCTTGCAGGCGAACCGATACTTCAGCCAGCGCCTCCCCTGTCAGCCAGCGCGCCGCCGGGCCCGGTCTGGCCCAGGTGAGCGCCGCGAGCGACGCCCCCACGGCACCTCCGGGTTCGTCGAACCGCCGGTCCATGAGCCGCTCGGCCAGCGCGTCCAGGCCCGTGCGATACGGCGTGCGCGCCAGCTTGCGCGCCGCGCCGTACACGCGCGCGGGGACCAGCACCGAGCCGTCCGCCTTGGCGAGCGCGGCGACGGGGCGGACCAGGTGCCGGCGCTGGCGGTCCATCAACAGGTCCGTCAGCCGGGCCGGATGGGCGTCCAGCACCTGACGGGCGCCGTAGCCGGTGAAGTGGTCCGCGCTGCCCGCCGCCAGCCGCGCCCGGTGCCGGGCGGCCGTCACCAAGGAGGGCCCGGGTTCGTCGGTGAGCGGGCCGTCGAGATCGGCGTACGGGAGTGTTTCCTCCCCGCCCGCCACGACCACATGGTGCAGGCGCGGGTTGGCCGCAAGGGTGCCCGCCCGTTCCAGCTCGGACTCCCGGCCGCCGACGGTGAGGTCGTTGAAGGTGACCGCCAGCAGCCGCTCCCCCGCGCCCGTGCCGTGGCCCAGCACGGTGCCCGGCATGCCGGGCAGGCCCGCGGCGAGCAGGGCGAGGGTGCCGGAGGCCGGGCCACCGGAGAGGTCCGCCCCGATACCGGGAACGGGCATCCCGCGCGCGGCACGGCGTTCGGCGGGACCCATGCCGGGGACGGGGCCGGGGTCGATGTCGGCGCCGGGCACATGCCGGGGTGCGGACAGCCGGGCCCGTACGGCGTCCACGAGCGCGTCGCGCACGGCGTCCACCGCGCTGTCCGGGTCGGCCGGGGGCGCCGCCACCGCGAGGGAGGCGACCGGCTCGTACCCGGCGATCTCGCGTGCCCCGGCGCGAAGGATCAGCGCGTGCCCCGGCGGAATGCGCCGGACGCCGTCATAGGGGGTGGAGTCGTCCAGAGCCGCGGGGACGTCCGGAGCGGCGAGCAGGGCGGCCAGATGCCCGAAGTCGAGGTTGGCCTCGATGAGGTCGGCGAGCGGCAGCGCGGCGGTCGCGTACGCCGTACCGCGGGCCCACGGGGTGTAGAACACCGGCCGGGCGCCCGCGAGATCGCCGCACACCATGACCCTGCGGCCGACCTGGACGACGGCCGTGTAGCTGCCGGGCCAGGCCGTCAGATGCCGAAGTGCCCCGCCCCGCGCGGCGAACAGACCGACCCGCAGCTGCTCGTCGCTCGCCCCGCAGATGCCGAGGACGGCGATCCGGTTCTGGGCGTCGGCCTGGACCACGCGCACCTCGTCGGGGCGCCAGTCGCCGACCGCCCACAGCGGATCCGGGTCGCCCCACAGGAGTTGGGACCCGACCGGGTGCACGGTCTCGCCGTCTGGCCCCGTGGCCCCCGCGGAACCGATCTGGGCGGCTCCCGCGGCGGTGCTGCTCCATCCCACCAACCACCGCATCGACGCCTCCACAGGCTGTGGACAACCAGTGCACCGTACGAACCGGCACCATGCTGCCATGAAGGACGCGTGCCGGAGACGCGGTGACACCGCTTGAGATCCGCGAAGTGCGCCCCGTAGGCGCCCCCATAGGGCATCCATACCCGTGCAGGCCAAGGAGACCACTCGGCCACGGCGACGCGAATGCGCCCCCGGTTCACTCCCCCAGAACGCCCTTCGCGCCCTCAAGTGCCGTGGTAGGAGCGGTATTCACCCGCGAGAGGCAGGGTCGGTTTTCGGCCAAATCGGCGTGACGACAACAGATTTGGCCACGCTCCGTACAGGCCCTGCGCATCACTTGGCGTGTGCGCAGTCCGGGAGGCGGGACTCGCCCCCCGGACCGTTCCGCCGCCCGCGGGGATGGAGGCGGCGGTGTCCCCCAGCCCACTGGATCCAGTACAGCGGGCCGACCCACGCACGATCCATGGAATCGCTCCCCCGATGGCCGGAGAAGAGCGCACGGACGGGCGCACGGCCACACAGCGGGAGCACACCGCAACCGTCCGTACCTGAACCGCACTTCAGTACGGACCACAATCCCGCCATCCGGAAGAATGCCCCTTAACGCTTGGGATGCGGCGAACTACGCTGGGTTTACGAATGCCGCGTGGTTATGCCAGCGCGGCAGCCGTCTGTGTCGAGGGGTGGCGCATGTCCAGGGAGCAACGCGGGCCGAACGAAAAACTCGGCACCGTTCTCGCCCTCGCGGGAATCAGCAACGCAGGACTCGCGCGTCGCGTCAACGACCTTGGCGCTCAACGCGGGTTGACTCTTCGCTACGACAAGACCTCGGTGGCGCGCTGGGTGTCGAAGGGAATGGTGCCGCAAGGTGCGGCGCCGCACCTCATCGCCGCCGCCATAGGGCAGAAGCTCGGCCGCCCGGTGCCGCTCCACGAGATCGGCCTGGCGGACGCGGATCCCGCACCCGAAGTCGGCCTCGCCTTCCCCCGGGACGTCGGACAGGCGGTCAGATCGGCGACGGACCTCTACCGCCTCGACCTCGCCGGACGGCGCGCCGGCTCCGGCGGCATCTGGCAGTCCCTCGCCGGATCGTTCGCAGTAAGCGCATACGCAACGCCCGCCTCACGGTGGCTGATAACCCCGGCCGACAGCTCGGTAGCGCGTGAGGTGAGCCCCGCCGAGGACTCCGGCGCACCGGTCAAAGTCGGCCACAGCGATGTGCAGAAACTGCGGGAAGCAGCCGAGGACGCCAGGCGCTGGGACTCCAAGTACGGAGGCGGCGACTGGCGTTCGTCCATGGTGCCCGAGTGTTTACGGGTGGAGGCGGCACCGCTGCTGCTCGGCTCGTACTCCGACGAGGTGGGCCGGGCGCTGTTCGGGGCGAGCGCCGAACTGACCCGTCTCGCGGGGTGGATGGCCTTCGACACGGGGCAGCAGGAGGCCGCGCAGAGGTACTACATCCAGGCGCTGCGTCTCGCGCGCGCGGCGGCGGACGTACCGCTGGGTGGATACGTACTCGCGTCCATGTCCCTGCAAGCGACCTACCGCGGCTTCGGCGACGAGGGCGTCGACCTCGCGCAGGCCGCCCTGGAGCGCAACCGGGGTCTCGCCACCGCGCGCACCATGAGCTTCTTCCGGCTCGTCGAGGCACGCGCACACGCGCGCGCGGGTGACGCGCAGGCGGCGGGCGCCGCGCTCAAGGCGGCGGAGGGCTGGCTGGAGCGCTCCCGGGACGGTGACCACGACCCGTCCTGGCTCGGCTTCTACTCCTACGACCGTTTCTGCGCGGACGCCGCGGAGTGCTACCGCGATCTGAAGGCACCACGTCAGGTGCGGCGGTTCACGGAGCAGGCACTGTCGAAGCCGACGGAGGAGTTCGTGCGCTCGCACGGGCTGCGGCTGGTGGTGTCCGCGGTCGCCGAGCTGGAGTCCGGCAATCTCGATGCGGCATGCGAGCAGGGCGTGCGGGCGGTGGAGGTCGCGGGTCGGATCTCCTCGGCGCGTACCACCGAGTATGTGAAGGATCTTCTGCACCGTCTGGAGCCGTACGGGGACGAGCCGCGCGTGGTGGAGCTGCGGGAGAGGGCGCGTCCTTTGCTGATGACTCCGGCGTAGGTTCCTTCGGCTCTCCCCCCGTGGTTTGAAGGCATTGTCAGTGGCGCAGTGCACTATCGGAGGCGGGAGGTGGTGCTGGTGCGGTCGGTCGCTTACGACTGTGATGTGCTCGTGGTCGGCGGGGGGATCGTCGGGCTGTCCACGGCGTATGCGATCACGCGGGCCGCGCCGGGCACCCGCGTCACCGTGCTGGAGAAGGAGACCGGGCCCGCCCGGCACCAGACCGGGCGGAACAGCGGGGTGATCCACAGCGGGATCTACTACCGGCCCGGGTCGCTCAAGGCGCGGTATGCGGTGCGGGGCGCCGCCGAGATGGTCAAGTTCTGCGCCGAGTACGACATCGATCATGCCGTCACCGGAAAGCTGATCGTCGCCACCGAGCGCTCGGAGCTGCCTCGGCTGCATGCGCTGGTCCAGCGGGGGCGGGAGAACGGGATTCCGGTGCGGGAGCTGGGCGCCGCGCAGATCGCCGAGTACGAGCCGGAGGTGCGGGGACTCGCGGCGATACATGTCGGGACCACCGGGATCTGTGACTTCGTCGGGGTCGCACGACGGCTGGCCGAGGCGTCGGGGGCGGAGATCCGGTACGGGGCCGAGGTCGTACGGGTCGACCGGCGGCCGGAGCTCGGGGTCGCCGTGCAGACGAGCGGCGGCGAGGTCGTGCGGGCGCGGGTGCTGGTGAACTGTGCCGGGTTGTACTGCGACGAGGTCGCTCGGCTCACCGGGGACGAGCCGGGGATGCGGATTGTGCCTTTCCGGGGGGAGTACTACTCGCTGGCTCGGCCGGAGCTGGTGCGGGGGCTGGTGTATCCGGTGCCGGATCCGGCGTTTCCGTTTCTCGGCGTGCATCTGACGCGTGGGGTCGACGGGGGTGTGCATGTCGGGCCCAATGCGGTGCCCGCGCTGGCTCGGGAGGGGTACGAGTGGGGCGTCGTACGGCCTCTTGAGGTCGCCTCGACGCTGGGGTGGCCGGGGGCGTGGGCGATAGCCCGGCGGCATTGGCGGTATGGGGCGGGGGAGCTGCGGCGGTCGGTGTCCAAGAGGGCCTTCGCGGCGGCTGTGCGGCGGTTGTTGCCGGCGGTTCGTGAGGCGGATCTGGTGCCTGCGGCGGCGGGGGTGCGGGCGCAGGCGGTTCTTCGGGACGGGACGTTGGTGGACGACTTCCTGATCAAGGAGGGGGTGCGGGCTGTGCATGTGCTGAACGCGCCTTCTCCGGCGGCGACGGCGTCGTTGCCGATCGGGCGGGAGGTGGCGCGGCGGGCGCTGGCGGTGCTCGGGTCGGTGTGACGGGAAGCCCTGAAGGGCCTCGTCCTCAAACGCCGGACGGGCCGGTGGGTTCTCCTCCCGTAAAATCGATCCCACTGTGTCTGACTCCCTCCACACCCCCGAAGTCCCCCACCCCGCCCCCGGCCATGAGCCCGGTGTGTCTGTTCGGCATTCCCGGGACAAAGGGGAGCCCCGGTTCCCCGATGGGCCCAAGGCCGATCCCGCCGGTTCGCACTTCGAGCGGCGGATTCGGAGTTTTCAGCCGCGACGGAGTCGGGTGACCGCCGGGCAGGCGGATGCGCTGCAGCGGTTGTGGCCCAAGTGGGGGCTGGACATTGATGGGCAGCAGGTCATCGATCTCGGTGAGCTGTTCGGGAATGACCGTCCCGTCGTGCTCGAGATCGGGTTCGGGATGGGGGAGGCCACCGCTCAGATGGCCGCCGCCGATCCCGGTACCAACGTGCTCGCCGTCGACGTGCACACGCCAGGTCAGGGCAATCTGCTCAACCTCGCCGATCACTACGGCCTCTCCAACATCCGTGTCGGCAACGGCGACGCCATCATCCTGCTCCGCGAGATGCTCGCCCCGGACTCCCTCGACGGGCTCCGTGTCTTCTTCCCGGACCCCTGGCCCAAGAAGCGGCACCACAAGCGGCGGCTGATCCAGCCCGAGTTCCTCAGCCTCGCCGCGACCCGGCTGAGGCCCGGTGCGATCCTGCACTGCGCGACCGACTGGGAGCCGTACGCCGAACAGATGCTCGAGGTACTGACGGCGCACCCGGGCTTCGAGAACACGCAGGCCGACGGCGGTTTTGCGCCGCGTCCCGAGTTCCGGCCGCTGACCCGTTTCGAGGGCCAGGGACTGGACAAGGGACATGTCGTGAACGACCTGCTCTTCCGTCGCGTACAGCAGCCTGTGCGGCAGCACGCACCGCACCGAGACATACCCCCCACCGGCGCCTGAGCCCACCGCGCTCTTCTGCGGGCTGCGCCCTTCCCTCGTTAGGGTCAATGCCGTGGCCACCTGTCCCCCGTACCCGACGCACCCCACCGGTCCCCCCGGCGGCGCACTGCGGCACGCGCACTGGTGGCAGCGGTGGGGGTACCCCCTTTGGGGGAGGGTGCGTTACGGCGCGCTGATCACCCTGCTCGCGCTCTCCGGCCTCGTCATCCTCGCGCTCGTACGCGAACAGACCGGCACCCAGGGGTTCCTGGTCGGGCTCGGACTCGCGGTCCTGCCCGTGCCCCTCCTCATAGCCGCCTTCCGCTGGCTGGACCGCGTCGAGCCGGGCCCCTGGCGGAATCTGCTGTTCGCCTTCGCCTGGGGCGCCTGTGCCGCGGCCCTCATAGCCATCGTCGCCAACAGCTTCGCGACCAGATGGATAGCGACGGCAACCGCGGATCCGTCCAGCGCGGACACCCTCGGGGCGACCGTCATAGCGCCGATCGTGGAAGAGTCGGCCAAGGCCGCCGCCGTACTGCTCGTCTTCCTCTTCCGGCGCCGGGACTTCACCGGGCTCGTCGACGGGGTGGTGATAGCCGGGGTCACCGCCACCGGCTTCGCGTTCACCGAGAACATCCTCTACCTCGGCACCGCCTTCGGAACCGACCAGCTCACCGGCGACAGCGGCATCGCCTCCGTCACCGCGGCGACCTTCTTCGTGCGCATCGTCATGTCGCCCTTCGCGCACCCCCTCTTCACCGTCCTCACCGGCATCGGCTTCGGCATCGCCGCGCTCTCCGGCGACCGCCAGCGCTGGCGGCGCGTCCTGCTGCCGCTGTCCGGACTGCTGCTCGCGATGGGCATGCACGCGATGTGGAACGGCTCGTCGGCCTTCGGTCCGTACGGCTTCTTCGCGGTGTACGCGGCGATCATGGTGCCCGCGTTCGGGCTGCTGACCTGGCTGGTGATCTGGACCCGCCAGCGCGAGCTGCGCACCGTCCGCGAGGAACTGCCCGCCTATGCCGTCGCAGGCTGGCTCACCCCGGGCGAGCCCTTCGCGCTGGGCTCGATGCGGGCGCGGCGCCTGGCGCGGCAGTACGCCCGCCGCCACGCCGGGAAGCAGGCGGCGCGGCAGGTGGCGCAGTACGAGGCGTACGCGACCTCGCTCGCGTTCCTGCGGCACCGGGGGCGCCGGGGTCGCGCGGGCGCCGACTTCGTCGTACGGGAACAAGAGCTGTTGCAGGAGCTGTGGCGGCGCCGGGAGGTGGCCCGTCCGGCCCTCGACCATGCCGCCCGTGCCACGGCCCCGCCGGTGCCGGTGGTGGCGGCGCCGTGGCCGATGTACGGGGCGTATGGGCATCCGGCCCAGCCGACGTACCAGCCCTATCCGGCGTACCCGGCGGGACCGTACTCGGCGTACAACCCGTACCGGACG of the Streptomyces sp. NBC_00287 genome contains:
- a CDS encoding asparagine synthase-related protein yields the protein MRWLVGWSSTAAGAAQIGSAGATGPDGETVHPVGSQLLWGDPDPLWAVGDWRPDEVRVVQADAQNRIAVLGICGASDEQLRVGLFAARGGALRHLTAWPGSYTAVVQVGRRVMVCGDLAGARPVFYTPWARGTAYATAALPLADLIEANLDFGHLAALLAAPDVPAALDDSTPYDGVRRIPPGHALILRAGAREIAGYEPVASLAVAAPPADPDSAVDAVRDALVDAVRARLSAPRHVPGADIDPGPVPGMGPAERRAARGMPVPGIGADLSGGPASGTLALLAAGLPGMPGTVLGHGTGAGERLLAVTFNDLTVGGRESELERAGTLAANPRLHHVVVAGGEETLPYADLDGPLTDEPGPSLVTAARHRARLAAGSADHFTGYGARQVLDAHPARLTDLLMDRQRRHLVRPVAALAKADGSVLVPARVYGAARKLARTPYRTGLDALAERLMDRRFDEPGGAVGASLAALTWARPGPAARWLTGEALAEVSVRLQGATSRSGVGPGQRPGDYRARAALARHAADLRVLEQAAEIRFQRLHAPFLDNQVVRACRALPEALRVRPGARAAILRTVLEGAGVADLPPGWGATSHAPAAVAARTGLRVAANDLMALFGTPLLAQAGLVEARVVRKALRAAADGEPLPLDGLADLVSLELWLTRLMARRGTCWTGTPARARAVPAGITPQRGALGAGAGARRA
- a CDS encoding PrsW family intramembrane metalloprotease; the encoded protein is MATCPPYPTHPTGPPGGALRHAHWWQRWGYPLWGRVRYGALITLLALSGLVILALVREQTGTQGFLVGLGLAVLPVPLLIAAFRWLDRVEPGPWRNLLFAFAWGACAAALIAIVANSFATRWIATATADPSSADTLGATVIAPIVEESAKAAAVLLVFLFRRRDFTGLVDGVVIAGVTATGFAFTENILYLGTAFGTDQLTGDSGIASVTAATFFVRIVMSPFAHPLFTVLTGIGFGIAALSGDRQRWRRVLLPLSGLLLAMGMHAMWNGSSAFGPYGFFAVYAAIMVPAFGLLTWLVIWTRQRELRTVREELPAYAVAGWLTPGEPFALGSMRARRLARQYARRHAGKQAARQVAQYEAYATSLAFLRHRGRRGRAGADFVVREQELLQELWRRREVARPALDHAARATAPPVPVVAAPWPMYGAYGHPAQPTYQPYPAYPAGPYSAYNPYRT
- a CDS encoding MFS transporter encodes the protein MSREQRGPNEKLGTVLALAGISNAGLARRVNDLGAQRGLTLRYDKTSVARWVSKGMVPQGAAPHLIAAAIGQKLGRPVPLHEIGLADADPAPEVGLAFPRDVGQAVRSATDLYRLDLAGRRAGSGGIWQSLAGSFAVSAYATPASRWLITPADSSVAREVSPAEDSGAPVKVGHSDVQKLREAAEDARRWDSKYGGGDWRSSMVPECLRVEAAPLLLGSYSDEVGRALFGASAELTRLAGWMAFDTGQQEAAQRYYIQALRLARAAADVPLGGYVLASMSLQATYRGFGDEGVDLAQAALERNRGLATARTMSFFRLVEARAHARAGDAQAAGAALKAAEGWLERSRDGDHDPSWLGFYSYDRFCADAAECYRDLKAPRQVRRFTEQALSKPTEEFVRSHGLRLVVSAVAELESGNLDAACEQGVRAVEVAGRISSARTTEYVKDLLHRLEPYGDEPRVVELRERARPLLMTPA
- the trmB gene encoding tRNA (guanosine(46)-N7)-methyltransferase TrmB; protein product: MSDSLHTPEVPHPAPGHEPGVSVRHSRDKGEPRFPDGPKADPAGSHFERRIRSFQPRRSRVTAGQADALQRLWPKWGLDIDGQQVIDLGELFGNDRPVVLEIGFGMGEATAQMAAADPGTNVLAVDVHTPGQGNLLNLADHYGLSNIRVGNGDAIILLREMLAPDSLDGLRVFFPDPWPKKRHHKRRLIQPEFLSLAATRLRPGAILHCATDWEPYAEQMLEVLTAHPGFENTQADGGFAPRPEFRPLTRFEGQGLDKGHVVNDLLFRRVQQPVRQHAPHRDIPPTGA
- the lhgO gene encoding L-2-hydroxyglutarate oxidase, which gives rise to MVRSVAYDCDVLVVGGGIVGLSTAYAITRAAPGTRVTVLEKETGPARHQTGRNSGVIHSGIYYRPGSLKARYAVRGAAEMVKFCAEYDIDHAVTGKLIVATERSELPRLHALVQRGRENGIPVRELGAAQIAEYEPEVRGLAAIHVGTTGICDFVGVARRLAEASGAEIRYGAEVVRVDRRPELGVAVQTSGGEVVRARVLVNCAGLYCDEVARLTGDEPGMRIVPFRGEYYSLARPELVRGLVYPVPDPAFPFLGVHLTRGVDGGVHVGPNAVPALAREGYEWGVVRPLEVASTLGWPGAWAIARRHWRYGAGELRRSVSKRAFAAAVRRLLPAVREADLVPAAAGVRAQAVLRDGTLVDDFLIKEGVRAVHVLNAPSPAATASLPIGREVARRALAVLGSV